In Haliscomenobacter hydrossis DSM 1100, the DNA window GTTGACGCGGGTACGTACCCGCGCAGTATCGATGGGTTTGAGGAAGGCAATGCGGTAAGCGGCATCAGCATTGAGGTTTACACAGCCATTCGCTTCATATCGGTCACCTGCAAAGTTATCGATGGTGATGGGCGCAAAGTAAAGCGCGACCGGAGCACCTTTACCAAATGCCTGGATGAATCGACCATCGTTCCGGTAGGTAATATTGCCATTCCGCTGCCCGGATACCGTCCAAAAAAGCCCTTTTGGAATGACCGTATTGCCGATGGTAACCGAGGCGTCGGGAAACAAACAGGGTTGTTTCAAAATATCGCTGGTATCCGGCCCGGTAAATTCAGTCGAAGGGGCACAAGTGGTCACCAAATAAACGATGCCTGAGTTGGTGATGGGATTAGGGTCATCGATGACGAAATCCCCATTGTGGGTGATTCTGATCGAGTCTCCAAAGCAAAGGTAAATGGTACCTCCCCCTGAAGTATTGCTTTGCCCCTGAATCGGCCCGATGGATACAGTACCCGCTTCGTTGTTGCAAGCACGGCGCAATTGGCCGCTTTTACCCCGTGGATCAAACTTGATGGTGTTAATGTTTTGGCCTTGTAGCGCGGCTACTGGCAGTAACAACAGGATTAGATAGCCGAAAAATCTGCTCATTTTGCTCATCATTCTAATTATCGCTGAACGAACTTAGTACTCCGACAAAAAAACGCAGCGGAGCGACAAATATTTCCCAGCGCAGGGAATGGCGGCGAAAATACAAAATTAATGTGCTAATGTGTTAATGGGTTAATTTGATCATGTGCTGATGGGGTAATGTGCTGATTAGCTAACATTAGCGTACATCAGCACATCAACCCATCAGCAAATCAATACATTAGCCCATCAGCCCCCGATCACATTAAAACAACCAAACTCTTGAGGCCTTCACGTTGTAAGGCGTTGAGGTAAGTTTGCATTTGAGCGGGCGTATCAAATGGGCCAGCAATCAGATGGTAGTACGTTTGCCCATTGTATAGTCTGGAACTTATGTTTACCGGTTTGTTGAATTTTTTTTCAAAAAACTGTACCTGTTGAATCACCTGCTCATAGCTGCTGAAAACACCCAGCTGTACCCCCAGCTTACGGATACCTGGGCTGCCCGGGGGGGGGGGCGTTGGCAAATTTAGGCGACGGCGCTGAGCATCCAGTTTGGCTGGGTCATCATCTGCATCAGCAGATAAGTTAGGCGCAATGTTTTCCTGTACGGGACTGGAAATATGATTAACATTCATCACCAAAGGACGCTGGGCGACCCGGTTTTCGGGGGTATTGTAACGCTGTAGCAGCGTTAGCAACTGCCCAGCATCGAGGGTTTCCTCATACCGGACTACGACAATCCCCGACGCATTAAATACCAGCATAGAGGGTAAAAATTTCACCCCACAAGCCTCTTTGTCGGCATAACCTTGGACCTCATCAACATCGATTTTGACGGCCAGGTAGTTAAGGCTCAGGTAATCCGATACATTTGGATCGAGGAAGGTGTTGTTGTCCATCCATTGGCAAGGCAAACACCAGTTGGCGTGAAAATTGACAAAAAGTGGACGTTGGAGTTGGGCGGCACGAACTTTGGCTTCGGCCAAAGACAAACGTACAAACTGCACAGCGTGTAGTGGCTGGCTTGCTGCGCAAAAGAAAAGCGCGAACAGCAAGCCCTGGGTAAAGGACAATTTTTTCATGGGACTATGGGATTATAGAGCAATTGATAAAAACGTTGCAATATATCCACAATCCCAGCCCATTGCAACCTTTAACGTGTTAAAGGTCACTTCGTTGTAGAAGAATCTTTGCAGTTGAGGCTTTTGAGAAGGGAAAGGTGCTCATCCATGAGGGAACGGGCGGTGCGGTAAAGTTCTTCAAAATTTACAATGATGAGGCGCAGCTCCTGGGGAATTTGGTTATCGGCCTGCTCCAGCTTGATGCGGCTGCAGGTCATCAAGCCTTCGATCATTTGCAGCATCCGTTGTGCGTTGCTGTGAATGACTTCCAATTGCTCAGGGTTTTTCAATTGATCCTGCAAATCGGAGACCAGATGTCCATTGACTCGCGAGGCCGCCTGGCCTTCGCTCAAATCACGTTGAGCCAAATCGCAAATAGACACACCGAACAGGCGGGAAATCCTTAACAGATTACACACCTTTGGTTCAGCTGAACCATTCTCATAAGAGGCAATGTTGCCACGATTTAACCCGATTTTACAAGCCAGTTCTTCTTGGCTCAGGTTCATCCGCTTTCGCAAAAAACGGATATTCTTATCCAAGTAAGTGGATTCTACCATAGGTTCCATACCATCCAAAAATTTATACCATCCAAAATAGGAACGAAAAACAAACTCCAAATTAAGCGTTAAAAGTAGTTTGCCGACGAATTTTTAGCATTCGTCAGCGTCGTGTAGTGATTCGAATCTTCTTTTTAGAATACAAATTTAATTCTCCATTGTTTTATCGGTGTTAATAATTTTAACATTTTTCTGCTTTTACGCCAAAAAATGTCGCTACGCGACGTTTTTTATTAAAAATCAATCTAAATAGGAAAAAATAATTGCATAAACCCATAAGGTTTTATATTTTTGTAAAAATTTATTACATTCTCGTTACCCAAATAAATTCACCGGACTATGCTTTACGCGATTCAAAATCCGATCTACGAGCAACTTGACAAGGTGAGCAATTCGTTGCGCGCCTTTTCACTCAAATTGACCGGTAACTATAACGATGCCGATGACCTGTACCAGGATACTGCGGTCAGAATCATCACCAATGCTGACAAATATAACCAGGGAACCAACTTCAAAGCTTGGGCGGTCACCATCATGCGGAACATTTTTATCAACAATTACCGCAAGAAGGTCCGCCGAAACATGATCGTTGATCAAACCCCCAATAATTTCTACATTAATTCTGGTGAAGAAAGAGTAGCAAATGATGGGGAGCACGATGTTGCTTTCGGTGAATTGATGCGCTTGGTAGATACACTCCCTAACGATTTTCGCGAGCCTTTTTTAATGGCTTACGACGGTTTTAAATACGAAGAAATAGCCGAAGAGCTGGGCTCTCCATTGGGAACCATCAAAAGTCGGATTTTCTTTGCCCGCAAGAAATTGCAAAAACTGTACGAAGAAAATTACCGCGAAAGGGCATAAGGGGCAATAAAAAAATGAATGTTCATTTTGCCAAAGGATTAGACAAGTAAAGGGTTCATTTAAAGTGTCTTATCTAATCCTTTGGCTCAGGAAAAATGAACATTTATTTTTGCCCCACTGCTAAACATTGTATTTTTTTAGTTTTGACCACAAAGGCACTAAGAACGTTGTTTTTCTTAGTGCCTTTGTGTTTTTTAGCATTTCTGAAATATTTTGTACTTTTCACCTGCATAACAACTTTCAGAAAGTAAATAGGTATGGATCAAATCAGCATTCACAGCGATCAAGGAGAAATCAAATTGCGCAAAAGCAAAGCACTGGTGGGCCTCAAAATGGCTCAAACCCGTAGCTTGCACGAGCCAGACTATATCAATAAAGAGGTACACCAAAGTTTGGGAGGGTTTAAAATAGTAGAACTTTCCATAGAGGATACCAATGTAAACGCCAAACTGGATGAGGTGCGTGCGCATGATGAGGTTGAAGTAGGTACCCATGTGTATTATCCCGAAAACAGTGACCGCCCCTTGATTGCCACGGGTGAAATTTTCATCACTTACCACGAAGGGGTAAGTGACGAAGAACAAATGGTGGCGCTCGATGCGTTCAACCTGGAGCTGGTAGAACGTCGGGGGCCGGATGTTCTGGTAGCCAGGGTCACGGCTGAATCTCCTAATCCCATCAAAACGGCTACCCTTTTGCAAAAAAGCTGCCTGGTTAAATATGCCGAACCAGACATCGATACCGTGCTCGATCAGTATTTTTTGCCTACGGACACACTCATGGCCAGCATGTGGCATTTGCAAAACAATGGTTATGTACCCGATGCCAACGTACAATTGCGCCGGGGCATCGATACCAAAGTGGTTGCCGCATGGCGAAAATTGGGGAGTTTGGGCTCGCCCAATATCAATATTGCCATCGTAGACAATGGTTTTGATTTGACACACCCCGATCTCAAAAACAAAATCATCAAACCCTTTGATTTTTGGAACAATAGCCCCCAAATCTTGCAAGGAGACGCCCGCTATACCCACGGCACACCTTGTGCCAGTGTAGCCCTGGCTGCTTCCAACGGAGTAGGTATGGTGGGATCGGCCCCCAATGCCCGCTTCATTCCGGTGAGTGGCACCTCTTTTAGTGTACGTGCTACAGAAGCCATTTTCAATTACTGCGTCAACAATGGTGCCGACATCATCAGTTGCAGTTGGGGATCAACCGACCGGAATTACCAATTGAATTCCGAAAAGCAACAGATCATTGCCAATGCCGCCCGCCGGGGCCGCAACGGAAGAGGCTGTGTGATCTTATATGCTGCCGGGAATGACCAGTTGAGCTACATCAATTTTTATGCCCAGCATCCTGACGTGATCGCCGTGGCAGCCTGCACCAGCCAGGGTGTACACGCGCCATATTCCAATATGGGCATGGAGGTTACGGTCTGCGCGCCCTCTAATGGCGACTGGCCCATCATCGCCGCCCGCGCCTGGTGGGACCAGGGTGACCCTCGCGAACAAGGAGAAAGAAGATATTGGATCGATGGCTTGAGCCGCGGCAACCAGTACAAACACTTTGGTGGAACCTCTTCGGCAACCCCCTTGGTGGCAGGCGTTTGTGCGCTGATGCTCACGGCCAATCCGGACCTGACCGCCAGAGAAGTGAAACAAATTTTGACCCAAACCGCCGATAAAATTGGCAACCCCGCCGAATACATCAACGGACATTCGCGCAAATACGGCTATGGCATGGTCAATGCCGAACGGGCAGTGGCCGAGGCCATGCGCCGAAGAGGCATGAATACGCCAACACCAATGCCCAATCCAACGCCAACACAGCCCATTGCTCAACCCAACCCCACGCCTCAACCGAGACCAACACCACAACCCGTAAATACGGGCGGTTCCAGTGTATTTGAAGTCAACGTCAATCAAATGCCCCGCTCGGGCTGGGGAGTACAAATTGGCGTATACAGCAATTACGACAACGTACTTTCACTGGTTGCAAAAATAAAACAGCAGTTTGGCCAAGCCGTATTTGTAGTGGTTTCCAACCAAAATGGCCGGCAATTGTACAAAGTGGTGGTCGGGGCTTATGCCAATGTCAACGAGGCAAGCATCATGCAAAGTCGATTGACCCAGTCGGGTTATCAGGGATTTGTAAAAAATTTAGCAGACGTTTAAAAAAGTTGAAAAGTTGAAGGGTTGAAAAGTTTATAGAATGGTCACCGAGCGAAGTCGAGGTGCAGTTCTATAAACTTTTCAACTTCTTTTCAACTCTAAACACTTCAACTAAAGAAAGAATGGTTCTCGCAATCGATATCGGAAACAGCAACGTTGTAGTGGCTTTGCACGATGGTACAGTCTGGATTCAAGTTTGGCGTTTGCCCACCATCATCGAAGCGGAGGGCCCCCTGTTTTACGAAAAACGACTGACCGACCTTCTGCTTGAGGCGGGTATTCTGCCTGGTCAGACCCCACAGGTCGTCGTCAGCAGCGTGGTGCCACAACTCACGCTTCCTTTTTTGCACATTACTGAACACTTGTTCGGTGAGCCCGCTCTCAAGGTTGCGCCGCCCATTTACCCTAAATTAAAATTAAAAATTGACCGTCCCAATGAAATTGGAACCGACCTGTTGGCCAATGCAGTTGCGGCGCATCATCTTTACCAGCAGGATTGTATTGTGGTTGACTTTGGTACAGCGCTGACTTTTACGACTGTTTCCGCTGAAGGACATATTTTAGGGGTAGCCATTGCTCCGGGTTTAAAAACGGCCATTGCATCCCTGTTCCAAAAAACCGCGCAATTGCCCGAAGTTCCCCTTACCCTGCCCATTACCCCGATTGGAAAAAATACCGAACACGCCATTCAAAGTGGGATATTGATTGGTTACGTGGGTTTGGTTCGGCACATGCTGACGGAAATTCGCCGCGAAGTGGGTCCGCAGTACATTGCCGTGGCTACGGGTGGTTTATCGGGGGTACTGACGCCTTTACAAGCAGATTTTCACCACATTGATCCCATGTTGACTTTGGAGGGCTTGCGGATTATAGCGGAGACGCAGCAGTTTTAGATGCAGCCTATGGCAACTACAACACTGCACCTGCACATCCAGGGACAAGTACAAGGTGTAGGGTTCCGTCCCTTTGTTTACCGCTTGGCGTTGGAAATGGGGCTCAAGGGCTGGGTCAACAATGGCGTGGATGGGGTGCACATTGAGGTGTGTGGAGCGGACGACACCATTCAACACTTTGCCCGTGGGGTTGTAGCCGGAGCACCAGCCTTAGCCCGAATCACTGCCATTCATCAGCAGGTTTTGCCCTTGCAAACCTTTCCCGATTTTCGGATCATCGCCAGCGAAAGCCTCAGTATCCCTCAATTGTTGCTGACTCCTGACTTTGGCTTGTGTACTGATTGTAAAAGTGAGCTGCACCAAGCCCAAAACTTTCGCTACGGGTATGCCTTCATCACTTGTACAAATTGTGGGCCGCGTTATTCCATCATCACCGGATTGCCTTACGATCGACCGCTGACGACCATGCGGGATTTTCGGATGTGTCCCACTTGCCAAACAGAATACGACGATCCATTGAATCGACGCTATTATGCGCAAACCAACTCTTGCCCTGCCTGTGGCATCCAGCTACAATATGTTGAGGGCAAAAACGATACATCAGAAAACAATGAAGCGGCCTTACAAACTGCTATCGCAGCATTAAACGCCGGGAAAATAGTCGCGGTAAAAGGTATCGGTGGTTTTTTGCTTTTAGCGGATGCCACCAATGCCAACACCATCAATTTACTGCGACAGCGCAAACAACGCCCGAGCAAACCTTTTGCCTTGTTGTACCCTAATTTGGAAATCCTGGCATCCGATGTGATCTTATCTTCAGAAGCCACAGCGGCCCTGCAAAGCTCGGTGGCCCCGATAGTCCTTTTACCCCTGCAGCCGCAGCCCAAAAGTGGGGTTCAAGTTGCCGCCCTTGCACCCGGCTTGCGTCGCCTGGGGGTAATGCTGCCCTATGCACCTTTGTTGGAGTTGATTGGTACCGCTTTGGGCCGACCCTTGGTGGCCACCAGCGGGAACCTCAGCCATACCCCCATTGAGTACACCAATGAACAGGCTTTGGAAAGATTAAGCGGTATAGCCGATGGAATCCTTTTGCACAACCGGGAGATTGTGGTGCCGCAGGATGATAGTGTTTTGGTTTTTACACCCTTGCAGCAGCAGAAAATAGTGATCCGCCGCTCGCGTGGTTTGGCACCGACCCTGCTTTTGCCCCATTTTCACCCACAAAATGGCCTCTTAGCCATGGGGGCACTGCTCAAAAGCACCTTTGCTTTTACCCATCAAAACAACTTGTACCTTTCGCAATACCTGGGGGATTTGGAGGATTTTGATACGCAGCAAAATTACCAACTCACCTTGCAACACTTGCTGGGTACCCTGCAAGTGGAACCGACTTGTATTTTGGTGGACTTACATCCGGCTTATGCCTCCAGTCAATTGGGGCGAGAAATGGCCGAAACTAGGGGCCTGCCCGTGGTACCCATCCAGCACCATTTGGCGCATTTTGGTGCCGTATTGGCGGAGCACAATTTATTGAATCAAACGGAACGGGTGCTCGGGGTCATTTGGGATGGGGTAGGGCTGGGTGAGGATGGCCAGATTTGGGGTGGCGAGTTTTTTGTGTACCATCAAAAGCAGTTTGAACGCAAAAGTCATTTTCAGTACTTCCCGTATTTTATGGGGGACAAAATGGCCCGGGAGCCCCGGCTGGCGGCTTTAGCTATTTTGGGACCGGATCCGATTTTGGAGCCCAAATTCAGCGCTACGGAATGGGCGAATTATCAAGTGTTGTGGCAGAAAAAACACGTGGTGCAGACTTCC includes these proteins:
- a CDS encoding thioredoxin family protein, with the translated sequence MKKLSFTQGLLFALFFCAASQPLHAVQFVRLSLAEAKVRAAQLQRPLFVNFHANWCLPCQWMDNNTFLDPNVSDYLSLNYLAVKIDVDEVQGYADKEACGVKFLPSMLVFNASGIVVVRYEETLDAGQLLTLLQRYNTPENRVAQRPLVMNVNHISSPVQENIAPNLSADADDDPAKLDAQRRRLNLPTPPPPGSPGIRKLGVQLGVFSSYEQVIQQVQFFEKKFNKPVNISSRLYNGQTYYHLIAGPFDTPAQMQTYLNALQREGLKSLVVLM
- a CDS encoding helix-turn-helix transcriptional regulator translates to MEPMVESTYLDKNIRFLRKRMNLSQEELACKIGLNRGNIASYENGSAEPKVCNLLRISRLFGVSICDLAQRDLSEGQAASRVNGHLVSDLQDQLKNPEQLEVIHSNAQRMLQMIEGLMTCSRIKLEQADNQIPQELRLIIVNFEELYRTARSLMDEHLSLLKSLNCKDSSTTK
- a CDS encoding RNA polymerase sigma factor, whose protein sequence is MLYAIQNPIYEQLDKVSNSLRAFSLKLTGNYNDADDLYQDTAVRIITNADKYNQGTNFKAWAVTIMRNIFINNYRKKVRRNMIVDQTPNNFYINSGEERVANDGEHDVAFGELMRLVDTLPNDFREPFLMAYDGFKYEEIAEELGSPLGTIKSRIFFARKKLQKLYEENYRERA
- a CDS encoding S8 family serine peptidase; this translates as MDQISIHSDQGEIKLRKSKALVGLKMAQTRSLHEPDYINKEVHQSLGGFKIVELSIEDTNVNAKLDEVRAHDEVEVGTHVYYPENSDRPLIATGEIFITYHEGVSDEEQMVALDAFNLELVERRGPDVLVARVTAESPNPIKTATLLQKSCLVKYAEPDIDTVLDQYFLPTDTLMASMWHLQNNGYVPDANVQLRRGIDTKVVAAWRKLGSLGSPNINIAIVDNGFDLTHPDLKNKIIKPFDFWNNSPQILQGDARYTHGTPCASVALAASNGVGMVGSAPNARFIPVSGTSFSVRATEAIFNYCVNNGADIISCSWGSTDRNYQLNSEKQQIIANAARRGRNGRGCVILYAAGNDQLSYINFYAQHPDVIAVAACTSQGVHAPYSNMGMEVTVCAPSNGDWPIIAARAWWDQGDPREQGERRYWIDGLSRGNQYKHFGGTSSATPLVAGVCALMLTANPDLTAREVKQILTQTADKIGNPAEYINGHSRKYGYGMVNAERAVAEAMRRRGMNTPTPMPNPTPTQPIAQPNPTPQPRPTPQPVNTGGSSVFEVNVNQMPRSGWGVQIGVYSNYDNVLSLVAKIKQQFGQAVFVVVSNQNGRQLYKVVVGAYANVNEASIMQSRLTQSGYQGFVKNLADV
- a CDS encoding type III pantothenate kinase; this translates as MVLAIDIGNSNVVVALHDGTVWIQVWRLPTIIEAEGPLFYEKRLTDLLLEAGILPGQTPQVVVSSVVPQLTLPFLHITEHLFGEPALKVAPPIYPKLKLKIDRPNEIGTDLLANAVAAHHLYQQDCIVVDFGTALTFTTVSAEGHILGVAIAPGLKTAIASLFQKTAQLPEVPLTLPITPIGKNTEHAIQSGILIGYVGLVRHMLTEIRREVGPQYIAVATGGLSGVLTPLQADFHHIDPMLTLEGLRIIAETQQF
- the hypF gene encoding carbamoyltransferase HypF, whose product is MATTTLHLHIQGQVQGVGFRPFVYRLALEMGLKGWVNNGVDGVHIEVCGADDTIQHFARGVVAGAPALARITAIHQQVLPLQTFPDFRIIASESLSIPQLLLTPDFGLCTDCKSELHQAQNFRYGYAFITCTNCGPRYSIITGLPYDRPLTTMRDFRMCPTCQTEYDDPLNRRYYAQTNSCPACGIQLQYVEGKNDTSENNEAALQTAIAALNAGKIVAVKGIGGFLLLADATNANTINLLRQRKQRPSKPFALLYPNLEILASDVILSSEATAALQSSVAPIVLLPLQPQPKSGVQVAALAPGLRRLGVMLPYAPLLELIGTALGRPLVATSGNLSHTPIEYTNEQALERLSGIADGILLHNREIVVPQDDSVLVFTPLQQQKIVIRRSRGLAPTLLLPHFHPQNGLLAMGALLKSTFAFTHQNNLYLSQYLGDLEDFDTQQNYQLTLQHLLGTLQVEPTCILVDLHPAYASSQLGREMAETRGLPVVPIQHHLAHFGAVLAEHNLLNQTERVLGVIWDGVGLGEDGQIWGGEFFVYHQKQFERKSHFQYFPYFMGDKMAREPRLAALAILGPDPILEPKFSATEWANYQVLWQKKHVVQTSSMGRIFDAVAALLGVLDVQTYEGEAALRLEELAWTYWQDGNPMPNSYIFDAQISTQHLLLQIKSDVEAELPRNLIAFKFHFSLIELIKTIATAEQVQRIAFSGGVWQNGLLVDLALSQLNGFQLYFHQEVSPNDEGVALGQVAVFEIQVRPAKQAVL